Sequence from the Parvicella tangerina genome:
TAGCTAAATCTTTACTACATTTATTCGTGTTACAATCAAAGGTAATTATATACCTGTAACGTTGATAGATGCAATAAGTTTCTTTTAACCACCGCTATGTTAAACGATCTCGTCTCCCTCTTTTACCCTCGAAATTGCGTTTGCTGTCACCAAACACTTAACAAAGGCGAACAGGATTGCTGCGTGATGTGTTTAACAGAGTTGCCAAGAACTAATTTCAGCAATTTTGACGACAATCCAGTTGCCAAGTTATTTTGGGGTAGAATTGAGTTAACCTTCGGTTTCTCGGTGTATCATTTTGAAAAGGGAGGCAAACTACAATCCCTGATGCACTCACTGAAGTACAAGGGAAAAACTCAAATTGGGGAATTCCTAGGAAGAGCCATCGGTAACGAACTCAACAATTCTGGAAAAGCTTCAAAAATTGACCTTATTCTGCCCATCCCATTGCACCCTAAGAAAGAAAGGCTCAGAGGATATAATCAGTCTGATTACCTCGCAAAAGGTATCCATGAGGTTACAGCCATCCCTTATGCCAGTAACGTTGTCAGAAGAACCATGCATACAACTTCGCAAACGCGAAAGGCAAAGTTTGATCGCTGGAAAAATGTCTCTTCAATTTTTGAAATCCATAAGCCTGAACAAGTAAATGGTAAACGTATCCTGGTTGTGGATGATGTAACCACTACGGGTTCTACACTAGAGAGCTGTGCCAGAGAGCTATTGAATCATCAGGCAGCAGCTGTTGCCGTGACGGTCGTGGCTAGTAGCGTTTAGTGCTGACAAAGATTAGCTACGAATATGAGAAAGGTCATTAATTAACCGTCTTGTAGTTCGTTCATTTGTTTCAATAAAAAAAGGACAAATGAAAACGACACTTGTTATCGGTGGAAATTTTGCAGGAATGACCGCAGCAATGGAGATTAAACGCAAAGCAAAAGATCAACAGCGCGTGATCTTGTTAGATCGCTCTCAAAACTTTTTATTCATTCCATCACTCATTTGGATTCCTTTTGGACGTAGAGAGATCAGGGATATATCATTTAAGAAGAAGGAAATTTTGGAAAAAAGAAGTGTTGAATTTGTTCACACTGAAGCAATCAATGTAGATCCTGACATCAATACCGTATATACTAAAGATGGAGAATTTCAATATGACGATTTAGTGGTGTGCACGGGACCAAAAGTAGATTACGATTGTGTTCCAGGTCTCAGAGAAAACTGTTGTTACATCGGGCATCCCGATGGAGCGATGCACACTAGAGCTACCCTGGAAGAGTTCAAGAAAAACCCTGGACCAATAGTTATTGGCTCCACACAAAATGCAGGTTGCATGGGAGCTGCTTACGAATTCTTATTTAACCTAGAAAAGTGGTTACGTGAACAAAAAATCCGTAAAAAAGTCGACCTCTACTGGGTTACACCAGAAGACTATCTGGGTCATTTTGGAATTGACGGTATGCCGCTTGGTGAAAGTATGCTCAAAGCATTCATGAAAATGTTCAACATCCACTACAGAACAGAAGTAGGAATTCAAGAAGTACAAAAAGACAAAGTTATCTTAAGTACTGGCGAGGAGATTGAAAGTAAATTCACCATGCTGATGCCTCAGTTTGTGGGAGTAGATTTTGTAACGAACTCTCCTAAACTGGACGCTACTGAAAACGGGTATATGATTGTGGGAGATGACTATCGCTCTACGAAGTATCCAAACGTTTGGGCAGCGGGCACTGCGGTTGAAGTGGCACTTCCGTTTACGCCAGGCAAGGTTCCTTTCTCCATTCCCAAAACTGGCTATCCAGCTGATGTTACGGGAAAAGTTGTTGCCAATAATATTTTGAAAGTGATGAAAGGTGATACTAACCTCAAGAAGAAACCATGGGGTAAAATTGCCGGAATTTGTATTATGGACGCTGGTAAGAAAGAGGTGATCATTCTATCGAATAACCTTTTCAGACCACGAGTTATTGCGCTCATGATCCCTAATGTCATCTATGATTTCGGAAAGGTTCTTTTTGAGAAGTACTTTCTTTGGAAAACCAAAAGAGGTTATTCCTGGCTTCCATAAAAGCAGACCAATCACTCAAAAAATGGCTTCACAGCATCCTTGAAGGTTGTTTCATTCACTTCGGCTCCAGGGATATGTTTTAACGATCCTTTTTTAAGCAGCACAAAGCCCTCATCGTTATTCCAAAGGTATTCCGTAAGGTTGAAGAAGACATTATCATCTACCTGAACCATCCCCATGTTCTCATCGGTATAATACTCGTGAAATTCATAACCTAAGGACTCTTCATTGTTTAGGACCTCCTCCTTTACCTGATGAATTTTATCTCCAGAGCTTTCTTTTTTGTTGTAATAGAAGATCATGACCACATCCGTGTCGTAGCTATCCCAAAATTCAGGGGTCACTACGTTCGTTTGCTTAAAATCAGCAGGTGTTTCCTCTGAATTCTGCGCTACCTCATTTTGAGGGATCTCTTTTTGAGTTTTTTCTTCACTGGTAGTTGCTTCCTCTTGACAACTCACTAAAAATAGTAGAAATAGTGAAAATATAAATACGTTCTTCATACCGCTGTAGTTAGTTATTTCAAAATTACAAAACAATTTGGCTTTTTTGACTGTTCAGCTAGTTAAATTATGGTCTCGATTAGGGCAAAGAAATCTTTACTTGAGTCGAATGACCAAACGCTTTTTTTAGTTACTTCGCACACCATGTTGACCCAGCATAAAAACCTGTTTCTCTTGCACCTCACCGTTCTAATCTTTGGGGTTACGGGAATATTGGGAAAACTGATGGATGCGGACGAGATCATCATTGTCTTTTATCGGTTGATCATTGCTGTAATTGGAATTTTCGCTTACTTCAAGATTTCAGGGTATCGAATCAACTTAAGCAAACAAGCGCTCAAAGAAACTTGGTATGTGGGTGTGATTGTAGGCCTTCATTGGATTACTTTTTTTGGAGCCATCAAGTTAAGTAATGTGAGTGTCGCACTCATTTGTTTCTCAAGTGGTGCCTTCTTCACTTCATTGTTAGAACCTCTCTACTTTAAAAGAAGGTTAGATTATCGAGAGGTGCTACTGGGGCTCATCACAGTTGTGGGAATCTTTTATGTGTGCAGAGAACCGGGCAAGCCATTTTTTGAAAGCAAATATCTTCCAGGAATGTTAATGGCCTTATTTTCCGCTTCGCTTTCATCGTGGTTTACGGTTATTAACGGTGTACTTATTAAAAAAGGGAGACGAGCTAAGAACATTTCCTTTCTCGAGCTAAGTTTTGCTTTTGTCTTTTTAGCTGCAGTAGTGTTGTTTCAGTATCACGATCAACTTGATGTGCTAGCGATGAAACCGATCGACTTCTTGTATGTGAGTATTTTGGGAATTCTATGTACTTCCTTCGCCTATATTGTAAGTGTAGATGTTATGAAAGAGCTGTCTCCTTATACCGTTGTTATGGCCGTAAATCTTGAGCCTATCTATTCTATCGTGTTGGCTGTGCTCATCTGGCCAGCATCTGAGAAAATGTCCCCCACCTTTTATGTGGGCGCATTGATTATCATTGGGATCATCTTCTTAAATGGCTATTTTAAAATGAAGGATCGAAAAAAGATAGCTCCAGAAAATTAAGCATTCCGCAGACGCAAAAGGCCTCCTACTGAAACATGTAACATCTACAGCTCTCTTTCTGGCTCTTCCAATTGCTCAACCGCAACTTGAATCTCTCTATCAAATGGGATATTCACCAAGTACCTTGCTGAGAATTCAAAGAGGTAAGTAGCCAATTCTGCTTTTAAATTTGATTTTAAACGCGCCTTTGAATACTCAATATCCTTTCTGATCGGAGCAATGTCTTCATGCTTACTTGCGTAATCAATAAACTCTTCTAACAACTCGTCAGAAACCTGAAACTGATCATTGAACTGAACGTCTGTTTTATACTTTTCGAACTTACTTCGGTGCTTATCCAAATAATCAAAACAGAAGTTTCTATAGGCATCTGAGTAATTGATATTGGTCAAGTAATAAGAACCTCCAGAAGTATCAATTGGGACAAAAATATCTGGCATAATGCCACCACCTCCGTAAACCGTTTTTCCTTTAGGCGTAGTAAATTTTGGTGCATTCTCGAAAATCGTACTGTCCATCTCTTGTAGCTCTCCATTCTCATAGCGCTCGTAAAAATCAGCTTCGTAATCGATACCATCTCCGTAAGGTTTCTGAATACTTCTTCCAGTAGGTGTGTAGTAACGACTAATGGTCAAGCGTAATTCTGAACCATCTGGCAATTCCATTGGACGTTGAACCAACCCTTTACCAAAGGTTCTTCTTCCAATGATCACCGCTCGATCATTATCCTGAAGTGCTCCTGAAACAATCTCACTGGCTGAAGCCGTACTGCTATTCACCAAAACCGCAACAGGCATATTCTCGCATTGTCCGAAGCTGGTAGCAAACGTCTCCTGCTTTTCTACATGCACCCCTTCTGTGTAGACAATCAGTTTACCTTGCTTAAGGAATTCATCCGCAACATTGATGGCCGTGTGCATATACCCACCTCCATTATATCGGAGATCTAGGATCACTTTTTTCATTCCTTTTTTCTTCAACTCGGTTACCGCTTTATCAAATTCGGTATCTGTATAACCTGAAAAACTCGTAATCTTTATCACTCCGATCTCATCTGTGATCATGTAAGCGCCATCTACCGAGTAAAGAGGAATATCTCCTCGTAAGAAATCATACTCTTTGACTTTATTACTTCCGCTTCTCATTACAGATAGTCGAATGGGAGAACCGTATTCTCCTTTCAATCGATCGTGAACGCCTTCTATATCCAACCCTATACCTGCAATATCTTCACCATCAACTGCTACGATGCGGTCTCCACTTTTAAGTCCGGCATTGGCTGCTGGTGCTCCATCAATAACATTCGTTACCATCAGTGTGTCTCTCAAAATAATGAAGCGAATACCTACTCCTCCAAAATGTCCTTGGAGCTGTTCGTTGCTTGCTTCCACATCCTCCAATGGAATGTAGACAGAATGCGGATCTAATTTTTTCAGCATCCCATTAATTGATGAGAGGTACAACGCTTCTGCATCTACAGAATCGACATAATTCTCTTCTACGATCTGAATAATCTCTGTGATCCTTGAAACCTGCTCTTCCCTTTCCCTGGCCTCTTTCGATTTGAATTTACTTGCTCCGATGTTATAGAATAAAATCGCAACACCAGCCAATATTAACGGCATGATGTAAATCACCCATTTATTAGAGCCATCTCCACCCGGATTATTTGAAGGACGTCTGGAGCTTTTCTGAATGTATTGCTCAATCTTTATTTCTGTGTACTCCTCGCTCATTACTGTATATCTTCGATCTGAACAATCTCAACTCCCGCTTTTCTCAAGAAAGCTAATCCATCATCATCTTTATATCCTTTCATATAAACTAATCGTTTAATACCTGCCTGATGCACTAGCTTTGAACACTCCTTGCATGGGGACAATGTCAAATACAACGTAGCTCCATCACAACTATGAGTACTTCCTGCCACCTTTAAGATCGCATTTGCTTCTGCGTGCAACACATACCACTTGGTTAAACCATCATCATCCTCGCAGCAGTTTTCGAAACCCGTTGGGGTCCCGTTAAAGCCATCAGAAATGATCATTCTGTCTTTTACGATAATTGCTCCCACCTGTTTACGCGTACAGTGACTTAATTTAGCCCATTCCTGTGCCATCCTTAAGTATGCTTTATCAAATCTTAACTGCTTTTTCGGTCCCACTGATCGGTCTTTAGTCTTACAAATTAATACATTTTATTATTAAGACGCTGGATTTTTGACGTTGGATGCTAGACTTTTGATGCTGGACACTGGATGCATGCTCCAAGCAATAAGTCTAGCGTCTAAAGTCCAGCGTCTAAAATCTCTCTTACACCACCACGTTTACAATCTTCATAGGAACAACAATTACCTTTTTCGGTGTTTTTCCTTCAAGGTACTTAGCCGTCATCTCAGCTGCCAATACTTCTTTCTCGATCTCTTCTTTACTCAGATCAGTTCCCAGTTCTAACTTGAAACGCATTTTTCCGTTAAAAGATACAGGATATTCAAAACTACTTTCTACCAACACACTCGGGTCAAAATTCGGCCAGGCCGCTTTTGTGATGGACTCCGTATGTCCTAAGCGTTCCCATAATTCCTCTGAAATATGTGGTGCATAAGGAGAAAGCAAAATAACCAGGTTCTCTAAAACGTGCTTATTGTTACAGTTTTGCTCATTCAATTCATTTACAGCTATCATCATCGTACTGACTACCGTATTGAACGAATAACGATTTAAATCTTCCGTTACTTTCTTGATGGTCTTATGCAAGGTTTTCATTGCCTCTTTAGTAGGTTCTCCTTCCGTCACTTTGAACTCATCACCGTCAAAGAACAATCGCCAAAGTTTCTTCAAGAAGTTATTTACCCCATTGATTCCTTTTACATCCCAAGGCTTGTACTGCTCTAATGGTCCCAAGAACATCTCATAACACCTAAGTGTGTCCGCACCAAATCGATCCACCAATTCGTCTGGAGTTTGTACGTTATATTTTGATTTGGACATTTTTTCCGTTTCTGTTTCAAAGAAAAACTCGAGCGGTTTGGAACCTTCAAAAAAGTACTCTTTACCATCAAACCAAACTCCTTGACGTGTAACAAACAATGGTTTTCCGTTCATTGATTTGCACAAAGTACTATTTGCATACCCTTCTATGTCAATAGTCATCTTCCCAAAATCAGCAAATTCTATTGGCATATTTTCTAAATGCATTGGACCTGTTCCAGGAAATTTTTCTGAATCATTAGCCAGAAACTTCCAACAGACAAGTAACGAATCATAATCAAATTCGACATTAAACTTATTCTTTAAAAACTCTTTTATTGCAGTTGTACAGCTATGATGCTTGACATTATAGTTAGACTTAAATATTTTTGAAGACACTCCCAAAATCATCCCCTGATTAATCAATTTCTTGAACGGTTCATCAAATGAGATATATCCTCTATCGCACAAGAATTTGGTCCAGAAACGTGAATACAATAAGTGTCCTGTGGCATGCTCTGCACCCCCTATATAAAGATCTACCTGATTCCAGTAGTCCAGTTTTTTCTTGTCTGCAAATACCGTCTCATTATGTGGGTCCATGTATCTCAAGAAGTACCATGAACTACCTGCCCAACCTGGCATGGTGTTGTACTCCATCCGATCTCCTGCGAAAACTTCCCATGCATCTTCCTCTGCTCTCGCCAAAGGTGGTTCACCATCCTCTGTAGGTAAGTATTTATCAACTTCAGGAAGCGTAACTGGCAATAACGCATCCTCTAATGCATACGGCACCTCATCTTTGTAATAGATTGGGAATGGTTCACCCCAGTAGCGTTGTCTGGAGAAAATAGCGTCTCTCAATCTAAAGTTGATCTTTCCTTTTCCAAACCCTCTTTTTTCAATCTCTTCAATGGCTTTTTCGATTCCTGTTTGAGCATCTAACCCATTTAGGAAATCGCTATTGGCTAAAACAGCTTCTTTATCTGCGTAAGCCTCCTCAGAAATGTCTACACCTTCAAAAATGTTCGGAATATCAATCCCGAAATGTTTTGCAAAATCATAATCTCTTTGATCCCCAGCTGGTACCGCCATCACAGCGCCTGTTCCATATCCTGCCAACACATATTCTCCAATCCAGATCTGAACTTTGTCTCCAGTGAACGGATGAATTGCGTAAGCTCCTGTAAACTGCCCCGTAATGTCTTTCACATTTGCCTGACGATCTCTTTCAGTTTTGAGCGCAGCCTTTTGTTTGTAGTGGGCCACAGCATCTTTATATTCGTCTGTTGTGATTTCATCCACCAACTCATGCTCTGGAGCTAATACCATAAAGGTTACTCCAAAGATGGTATCAGGACGTGTGGTAAATACTTCCACTTTCTTATCTGCGTTCTCTACATCAAAAAATACCGCAGCACCTTTGGATTTACCGATCCAGTTTCTTTGTTGTTCTTTCAACGACTCTGAAAAGTCTATATCATCCAATCCATTCAGTAGTCGATCTGCATAAGCCGTAATTCGCATGCTCCACTGACGCATTAACTTCTGCTCTACTGGATGTCCGCCTCTTTCAGAAACACCGTCTTTTACCTCATCATTTGCCAATACAGTTCCTAAAGCAGGACACCAGTTTACCCAGCTATCAGCCAAATAAGCTAAACGATAATTCATCAACACTTCTCGCTGCTTCTTAACGTCCCATGCATTCCATTCTTCAGCAGAGAATACTGGTGTATCGTCACAAACGGCATTCACATTAGCATTTCCTTCTTCCACAAACTTCTCCACCAACGTATCAATACTTTCAGCTTTGTTCGTATCGTTATTGTACCATGAGTTGAAAATTTCTTTGAATATCCATTGCGTCCAACGATAGTATTTAGGGTCTGAAGTACGCACCTCTCTGCTCCAATCAAAAGCAAAACCAATTTGGTCTAACTGATCTCTATATCTTTTGATATTGTTCTCAGTGGTTATCGCTGGATGCTGACCTGTTTGGATGGCATATTGCTCTGCAGGAAGTCCAAATGAGTCATACCCCATAGGATGAAGCACATTGAATCCTTGCGCCTTTTTATAACGAGCATACACGTCACTCGCGATATATCCTAGCGGATGCCCTACGTGCAATCCTGCTCCACTTGGATAAGGAAACATGTCTAACACGTAGAATTTCTCCTTGTTATAGTCTTCCTCTACTTTGTACGTTTGGTTTTCTTTCCAATACGCTCTCCACTTTTTCTCTATCTCGTTATGATCGTAAAAACTCATTCTTGCTTGATTTATAAGTCTGCAAATTTAGCATAAATAGGGACGTAAAAAAAGGGAGCTGAAACTTATCAACTCCCTTTTATATTTCATTAATAGTACTCGTTTACAACACCTTGATCTCGACTCTTCGGTTTACTTGATTTTCCTCTTCAGAACATTGGTTCCATTTTACACAACCATTCAAGATTTTTGTCTCTCCATAACCTTTCGCTTCAATTCTGGAAGCTTTGATTCCGTGATTAACGAGATAATCTTTACAACGTTCTGCTCTGGCTTGCGATAACTTCATGTTAAAATCATCTTTACCGACTGCATCTGTATGCGCACTCAGTTCAATGCGAATCGTTGGGTTGTTATTCATGAAATCAACAATATTATCTAGGATCGGATAAGATTCTTCTTGCGGATGAGACCTTGCAAAATCAAAGTAGATATTATCTACTCGGATCACGGCATCCTTCTCACCTTTTGATCTGAATTCCAACGGGTTCATTTTGGCGATGATCTCGTCCCTTCCTCCATCGTCAATAGATGGAACCACAAACTCCTGTGCTTCAAAGCCGTCCTTATCGAATTTCACTTTATACTCTTTGGTCGGATCAATCTCAAAGCTCCATTTCCCATCATCACCCGTAACCATCGAGTTAACCTCGATCCATTCTCCATCTCGATCCTCCAGCAAGGTTACCGTAACTCCTTCTACTGGTTTTTCCGTAATCTGATCCAGTACGATTCCTGCCAAAATATTATCCTTATCATCGTTAAGGGTTACCTTCTTCAGCTTATCAATTTGTCCCTCGCGCTCATCATAATTCGTACCGTCATACGCATCAACAGGAAAGTTCTTGCTCCCTAATTCAGGGTGAATGAACTGCACATCATAGTTTTTATCTGGATCGACTTCAAACTGCCATTTACCATCTTCAATTGTGATTTGCGTCTCCACTTGTTTTCTGGAACCATCAGGCAAAATTTCATTCAAAATAACCTTAACATCTGCCAAAGGTTCTCCCGTTTGTGCATCTTCAACGACTCCACTAATGACCCTGCTTACTGGCTTTAACTCAATATCCTTCAAATCTTCAATTACTTGATCCCGATGATCGCCATCATCTTCACTCAACGATGGAATGACCTTGTTTTCTGGCGCCATGTCTGGATGAATGAATTCTACCTTATAAGTTTCATTAGGGTCAATCTCAAACTCCCAATAGCCATCATCACCTGTTATTCGGTCTTCTACGAGTTCCCAATCGTCATTCTCATTCTTTTTATATAACTCCACTTTTACATCGGCAAGTGGCTCTCCAAAAGTTCCTTCTCTCACCACTCCACTAATGATCTCAGAAGGGTTGTAATCGTAGAAGTAATAGACCTTGTCATATCCATGTGTTCCTTCTCTATTAGAAGAAAGGTATCCATTAGTTCCTTCATCGCTTAAAATGAAACTAAAATCATCTTTGGTGCTATTTAATGGTCTACCCACATTTTTTGCAGCCCCAGCCAGAGTTTCATTCAAGCTAGCCACAAAAATATCCGTTCCTCCAAACCCAGGATGTCCTTTGGATGAGAAGAACAGTTTGTTCTCCGTTGCAAAAGGATAGGTTTCATCTTCGAATGTATTTATTTGCTCTCCTAAGTTTTGTGGAGTAGACCAGGTTGTATCGTTCTCTTTTGTGACATACCAAATATCATATCCTCCGTAACCACCAGGCATATCTGAAGCAAAGAATAAGGTTTCCCCGTCAGGAGAAAGGTTTGGAAAAACACAGCTGTAGTTATTCCCATTGAATGCTAGTTCTTTAATGTTCGTCCATTCTCCGTCAATCAGTTCTGCACTGCAGATTTTTAAGATATTTCTGCCATCCTCAGAAATTGGTAACTCATCCAACTTTTTCTGTTTGTACTTTTTGATATCTGCACTGTTTGAAGAGAACAACAATTTCGTTCCGCCCTTATACAAATAGGGAGTTCCTTCGTAATAAGGCCCATTAAGTTCTTTACTCAAAAGCACGGGTTCTCCAAATTCATTTGGCGAGGAGTTTGAAACACTCGCCAAATCGTAATAAGCTGTTTTCTTATCATATTTATCCGTCTGTGGGGTGGCAATGATCAATCCATCCTCACTGAATGAAACACCTAAAGAGCGTGACCCCGTTTCTATATTCGTAACACTGGTTTTAGCCACTTCCGGATCATCTTTGTGATCCTGAGCATAACTGACATACTCCTCAAAATAGGCTAACTCAGCGGCCGCATCTTCTCGGGAAGCATAGTCGGAGAATACCTCAAGTGCTTTATCGTACTCTCCCAGATTGCAAAGCACTCTCCCGTAATCGTATAAATTATCTGTTTTGTTTTCTCCTTTATAGGTGGTTAGCTCTTGATAATAAGTAGCCGCATTTTCATAATCAAATAAATGATTATACGTCTTGGCCACTTGTTGAAGCATGTAGTATTTATTGACAACCACTTTTTCTTCTAATGCTAACTTGTAATAGTCAATCGCCTCTCTGTACTTTCTTTTCGAGTAATACTCATCAGCAATATCCAAGTACTTTCGCTGCGCTGTAGCCTCATTTGCTACTCCTAAGACCAATAAACTGGTCAACAACAATATCAATCCTCTCATCCCTATTATTTAATTAAAATCTTGGTGCTTCTATTACTGGTTCTTCAGCGTTACTCTTAATATCGAATACGAACATGATTTCATGACTTCCCGAGGAATAATTCCCCAGATTATTCAAGGTATAATCATAAGAATACCCAAGCTTGAACATATCGTTAATTCTAAATTGAGCAAGAGCAGCTATTTCATTACTCGTTCTGTATGAAAAGCCTAAACCAAATTTTCTCATGTATTCAGCCAGTACATTCAAATCTGACTGCAGCGGAGCTCCAGCAACTTGTTTCAATAAGGTAGATACATTTAGATCAAACTTTGGGTTGATCTCAAACTTATAACCACCATGCAAATAAAAATGCATCTGACTAAAATCAAATGTTGTTTTACCAGAGTAGCCTCCGTTGTTAACGATCTCATTATGCAATAGATTCGGAATTGCAAATCCAATGTAGTATTTCCGACTGTTGAAGTATGTTCCAAACTTGAAGTTCGGCATCAGCAAAGTAGGTGAATTAGCCTGAAAACTCGGGTCAACCACTCCATTTGTTTCTACATCGGCATAATTACTTTGATTCATTCTTAAAGTAGCAGATAATCCGAAGCTTAATTTTGTCTTTAAAGAAGTTTGAATACTATAAGCATAGTTACCACTTACATCTGTTGTATTGTTTACTCCAATTCGATCATTTACCAGCGTCAAACCTACATTTGAATTTCCATTACCAATCGGAGAGTTGATGTTGAAGCCTGCTACATTAGGAGCACCATCAAATCCCACCCATTGAGCTCGATAAAAAAGTGCCCCATTCAGATTCTCAAAAGCTCCTACCGCTCCAGGATTGATCAATGGATGATGGGTCATGTACTGCGTGACATGAAACTGATTTTGCGCCTTGCCAGCAAACCCTACTAAGACTAGTAGGAGTCCGAAAAATATTTTATTTACTCTCATAGTTCGTTAGTCTCTTTT
This genomic interval carries:
- a CDS encoding carboxypeptidase regulatory-like domain-containing protein; translated protein: MRGLILLLTSLLVLGVANEATAQRKYLDIADEYYSKRKYREAIDYYKLALEEKVVVNKYYMLQQVAKTYNHLFDYENAATYYQELTTYKGENKTDNLYDYGRVLCNLGEYDKALEVFSDYASREDAAAELAYFEEYVSYAQDHKDDPEVAKTSVTNIETGSRSLGVSFSEDGLIIATPQTDKYDKKTAYYDLASVSNSSPNEFGEPVLLSKELNGPYYEGTPYLYKGGTKLLFSSNSADIKKYKQKKLDELPISEDGRNILKICSAELIDGEWTNIKELAFNGNNYSCVFPNLSPDGETLFFASDMPGGYGGYDIWYVTKENDTTWSTPQNLGEQINTFEDETYPFATENKLFFSSKGHPGFGGTDIFVASLNETLAGAAKNVGRPLNSTKDDFSFILSDEGTNGYLSSNREGTHGYDKVYYFYDYNPSEIISGVVREGTFGEPLADVKVELYKKNENDDWELVEDRITGDDGYWEFEIDPNETYKVEFIHPDMAPENKVIPSLSEDDGDHRDQVIEDLKDIELKPVSRVISGVVEDAQTGEPLADVKVILNEILPDGSRKQVETQITIEDGKWQFEVDPDKNYDVQFIHPELGSKNFPVDAYDGTNYDEREGQIDKLKKVTLNDDKDNILAGIVLDQITEKPVEGVTVTLLEDRDGEWIEVNSMVTGDDGKWSFEIDPTKEYKVKFDKDGFEAQEFVVPSIDDGGRDEIIAKMNPLEFRSKGEKDAVIRVDNIYFDFARSHPQEESYPILDNIVDFMNNNPTIRIELSAHTDAVGKDDFNMKLSQARAERCKDYLVNHGIKASRIEAKGYGETKILNGCVKWNQCSEEENQVNRRVEIKVL
- a CDS encoding PorP/SprF family type IX secretion system membrane protein encodes the protein MRVNKIFFGLLLVLVGFAGKAQNQFHVTQYMTHHPLINPGAVGAFENLNGALFYRAQWVGFDGAPNVAGFNINSPIGNGNSNVGLTLVNDRIGVNNTTDVSGNYAYSIQTSLKTKLSFGLSATLRMNQSNYADVETNGVVDPSFQANSPTLLMPNFKFGTYFNSRKYYIGFAIPNLLHNEIVNNGGYSGKTTFDFSQMHFYLHGGYKFEINPKFDLNVSTLLKQVAGAPLQSDLNVLAEYMRKFGLGFSYRTSNEIAALAQFRINDMFKLGYSYDYTLNNLGNYSSGSHEIMFVFDIKSNAEEPVIEAPRF